TGATCAGTGGGTACGAAGGAGCAGGAAGCAGAAGAGGGCAGCACCCAGGGAGGTCAGGGAGGAGGGTGACCATGTCAGCTTGGGTCTGGTAGGAGGAAGAGGTGACTGAAAGGGCAAGACCTTCTGGGGTGGAAAAGACGTCGAACTGGGAGAAacaagaatgggagaagctacCAGAGGCAAAGTGCGCTTGCAGAATGAGCCTGCAGAGTGAGCCCAGACCAGCAGAGGGTGGAGGCCATGGGAAGGACCAGGACTACATGCAGCATGGGGCCCCCAGTAGGTGTACTTGTGGGCAGGAAGCCCCCAGGGGTGAGGTTCTGAGACTCGTTGGCTCGTGGGGGCACAACTGAGTGGCAACAGAGGGAGAGGCCAAGAGCTGGCACCAGGTACCCAGAATCTAGTTCAGGTACCTGCCCCATCCCCAGGCGTAATTCTAGCACGCTACGGGCAAGCATGGCGCGAGCAGCGGCGATTCTCTCTGTCCACCATGAGAAACTTCGGCCTGGGCAAGAAGTCACTGGAGCAGTGGGTGACCGAGGAGGCCGGCTACCTCTGTGAGGCCTTCAATGACCATGCAGGTGAGTGCAAGTACGGAGGCGCAGGTAGGGGAGGGAAAGTGGGATTGAGGGAGGGAGGCGAGCACTGACCTGCATTGCCCCTTCAGGACGCCCCTTTAGCCCCAAAGTCCTTCTGAATAAAGCTGTGAGCAACGTGATCTCCTCCCTCATCTACGCACGTCGCTTTGAATACCAGGACCCACGCTTTATCAGGATGCAGCAGCTAATGGACATTTCTCTGAAGGAGGACTCGGGCTTCTTGCGAGAGGTGCGGGGAGGCCTCTCCAGAGCTGACAGGCACATCATGGAGCTTCCCCAGGCTCAGGActttacagggctggagagatgtccAGGCTGGGGGTCCTGGGCCTCCTTCATGAGCTGAGGACCAATGCATGTGGAGTTCAGATCTCTTCCTGATCACGGGCACCTAGGGGACTCACTTAGGCACAATCAAGGAAGGCAGGCTCAGAAGCACAGGAAGGACCCCCTGATCTCATTCTGTGCCCCACTCCCAGGTCCTGAATTTTATTCCGGTGCTTCTGAAAATTCCCGGGCTCCCTGCCAAGGCCTTCCCAGGGCTGACTGCCTTGCTGAATATGTTCGATGAACTGATCACTGAGAATAAGCAGAGCCGGGACCCCACTGAAGCACCTCGAAACCTGATTGATGCCTTCCTGGACGAAGTAGAGAAGGTGAGAGGTTGGGGCACAGTCAATGTGGTGAAGGTGGGCTGGGGACTGTGAATGACCCAATGACCAGGAGTGAGGTATTTGGGATTAGAATGGGCatctcctccttccacccctgagCCCAGGCCAAAGGGAACCCCAATAGCAGCTTCAACGATGCCAACCTGCGCATGGTGGTAGCCGACTTGTTTACTGCCGGGATGGTGACCACCTCAACCACACTGGTCTGGGCCCTGCTGCTCATGATCCTGCACCCTGATGTACAGCGTGAGCTTGACTGGGGATGAGGGGGCTTGGGGGCAGTGTCGGTCACAGCGAGCAAACTCGCGGTTGGGATCATCAACTTGACTGGCTGGGAGTTCAGAAGCAGCTCAGCCTTTCATCTGTACTCAGATCAGGAGGCCTGAGCCAGCCTCTGCCTCTGATGCATGGGGAACCCCTTCTGTCCAGGCCGTGTCCAGCAGGAGATCGATGAGGTGATAGGGCAGGCACGGCCACCAGAGATGGGGGACCAGGCCTGCATGCCCTACACGATGGCCGTGATCCACGAGGTGCAGCGTTTCGGGGACATCGTCCCACTAGGAGTCCCCCACATGACTTCTCGGGACATTGAAATCCAGGGCTTCCTCATCCCTAAGGTAAGCCTCATCCCCAAGCCCACAGCCTCACACACTAGAAGCATCCTGTGAGCAGCTGCTCCCACAACTGTCAGGGAGTATACAGCCTCACATTTCCCAGGTACCTGTGCATCCTGGCAGTTGgggctgagcacagactcaggttTGCCCAGTCCATAATGTCTTGCTCAGTGGGAAGATGAATGAAAATGGGACCCTGAGGCTGAAGGGGTCCTTGTCTGCAGGGAGGTAGgtccctgttgtgtatgtaaatattttaggggattactatgttactcaccctaacctgattggtgattgtgccctaccctagggtatgacctggcattctgcccccaccctagggtaggacctgattctgcttccaccattggttggtatctgatcccaccattgggtggtacctgattctgggggataaaagcaagggtctgtggaagacgaggggctttttggctggaacggaagctgagtctttggacttcagtcttgtccactgaataaagcaaatatttccatgagcctgaccgtctgcgagctgtttactcaccgtttcacctcagaaccgtgtttcacctcagaactgttggctagacagggtggcagacgcgtgctcctagctggaagggaaagacctcatcctccatccctccatcaaccttttcaggggctgacttgcaacaggtcCCCATCATTACCAGGTGGCCAGGGATACCCTGAGCATCAGGTGGACCCAGGTGGAGGTGACTGGCCTCACCTTGCCTGGCCTCTGTCTTCAGGGGACAACGCTGCTCACCAACCTGTCATCGGTGCTGAAGGACGAGAGTGTCTGGGCAAAGCCCCGCCGCTTCCACCCGGAGCACTTCCTGGATGCCCAGGGCCACTTCGTGAAGCACGAGGCCTTCATGCCCTTCTCTGCAGGTGCTTGCATGTCCCCAGCTCTGTCTGTGTCTCCTCAGGGTCCTGGAGGGGAGGAACACCAGAACCCCAGGATCACTGAGCCCATTTCCACCACAGGTCGCCGCGCGTGCCTTGGGGAGCCCTTGGCTCGGATGGagctcttcctcttcttcacctGCCTCCTGCAGCGCTTCAGCTTCTCGGTGCCCGAAGATCAGCCCCGCCCCAGTGACCAGGGTGTCTTTGCCTCCCTGGTGACCCCAGTGCCTTATGAGCTCTGTGCTGTGTCTCGCTAAGGCGGACACCCAAACCTCACTTGCTTCTCTGCTGTGGATCAAATGCTCAATAAACCAGCCCAGGTCCCAGCCTGATCTGACTCCACCTTGTCCATGTTCCTTCACTTTGGGCCTCACACCCTCGCCCTATTGAATAAACCTGACACTCAGACCACTTCGCAGGTGGGTATACTGAGGCTCAGAGTGACCATTTACTTACCCGACCAGTTCTTGATACTCAGGAGAACCAGCAATGGCTTCCCACCTGTGTCTGAGACCCTGAAGTCTGAGTCCTGGGTGTTAGGCTGAGGAACAGTGACTGAACTTCTGATATGACCAGGACAAAATCTTGAATGAGGGAGGAGTGGCAGATTTCCATCGTATGGAGAGGGTCCATGGATGGGTTCAGAAGATGATCAGAAGATGGATCAGAGGCGATGCTGTCTAGGCACCCACTGCTCTGCATCCTTGGTGGGGTCCCCCAGACTGGATGACCACACAGCTACCTCCACTCTCAGACTCTCCTGAAAGTTCAAAAGGTCAAAGTCCCTCCACAGTCAGTGTGCCAAGACTGTGCTGTGTCTCATGACCTCTGTGCACAGAGACTGCCATGCTCAGCCATACAGCATAAGTCCCAACACCTGGGATGTCATATTAATGCTCCTCTGGGAAAGTTACCTGTTGACTAAGATTTACTCCTATACGAGTTATCAAtagatcctcaaagagctcccagaatgcaAAATTGACTCCCATTACCCTATCCCCAATGATGGGGAAGTGatcctggtaatatttatctgtgcAGATAATTCACAGAGACAGGAGGGGAAAAAGGCAAGAAGGTCGGATGaagaatcctttgtcagcctgctagtCCTTCCCAAAGACCAGAGCCTCCCAGCTAGCTGCCCAAAAGACCCTGAGCATCTCACTCGACAACTATTTGTTATCCTTTCAATAGCGCCACCCCCCCCCAAGGTAGTatgtgggacaacaggcagagaaggatattctaaataaatctttttcttttttttttttttttggtttttcgggcgacacccatttgatactcaggggttactcctggctaagtgctcagaaattgcccctggcttgaggggaccatatgggacgctgggggatccaacagcggtccttccttggctagcgcttgcaaggcagacaccttacctctagcgcaacctcgccggcccctctaaaTAAATCTTATAAAAACCTCCATATATAGATACACAATTAAGTAACATTCCCTATAATTACAAAGGAATAACCGAAACAAATGGAAAAGGGCGGCTGTTTGAATAAGCACATcacagggaaaaggaaagaaaaatttctaaccTAAATACCGGGTGTCCAAAACCAGACACGTGCCAAGGAATCGACTACAAGCTCCAGAAATGTTAGATCTACGAcatacaagatgaagaattcaaAGTAAGTTCTTCCGCGGAAGATCAAGTGGAATATTCAGCATTCAATGATAAAAGATCAAGTTGGCTATGGGGAACTCCCGAGGCAATCAAAAAGCCCAATTGTAATCCGAAGACAGAGATCCTTTGAAAAGATGCTAGAAAGGCTGTGTAGTGGTCGGGAAGAAGCACATTGTTTATTCATATCCAGGTTGACAAGGAAGCCCATTTTGGGGGGCACTGATTTGGGTCCCTACCTAGGAGAAGTAGGCACAAGATCACTGGGGGGACAACTGTAATGATGG
The Suncus etruscus isolate mSunEtr1 chromosome 4, mSunEtr1.pri.cur, whole genome shotgun sequence genome window above contains:
- the LOC126006365 gene encoding cytochrome P450 2D14-like, yielding MALLTGDMLAPLAVALAIFLLLLDLVHRRARWAPRYPPGPRALPGLGNLLQIDFQDMPNSMGRLQRRFGDVFSLQMAWTPVVVLNGLVAMREALVHQSEDTSDRPSAPTYEHLGFSSRAEGVILARYGQAWREQRRFSLSTMRNFGLGKKSLEQWVTEEAGYLCEAFNDHAGRPFSPKVLLNKAVSNVISSLIYARRFEYQDPRFIRMQQLMDISLKEDSGFLREVLNFIPVLLKIPGLPAKAFPGLTALLNMFDELITENKQSRDPTEAPRNLIDAFLDEVEKAKGNPNSSFNDANLRMVVADLFTAGMVTTSTTLVWALLLMILHPDVQRRVQQEIDEVIGQARPPEMGDQACMPYTMAVIHEVQRFGDIVPLGVPHMTSRDIEIQGFLIPKGTTLLTNLSSVLKDESVWAKPRRFHPEHFLDAQGHFVKHEAFMPFSAGRRACLGEPLARMELFLFFTCLLQRFSFSVPEDQPRPSDQGVFASLVTPVPYELCAVSR